GGTGGCTGGAGTGAAGGACATCTTGGCAAAGTCTTTAGGTAGCTCCAACTCAATCAATGTAGTGAAGGCAACAATGATTGCCCTGAGTCGATTGAGGGAGCCCGGGAAAGTGTTGGCAGAGCGGAAGGCATCGAGTGCGAAAGGGTAAAGATGACGGTGGGTAAACTACATATTACCTGGTTCAAGAGTGATATTGGCTACCCCAGGGATCAAAGGGCGACTCTCAAAGCCCTGGGGTTCCATCGTTTGCATCAGAGTGTAAAACACGATGATTCTCCCTCGATGCGTGGTATGGTTACCAAAGTAAAACATCTGGTTAAAGTGGAAGAGGTGGAGGAGTAGTGGTTAGGCAGAATGAGCTAGCACCTTCACCTGGTTCAAGACGTAAGAGAAAGCGTGTTGGCCGCGGATTGGGCAGTGGCCACGGTAGATATTCAGGGAAAGGCGCAAAGGGACAGAAAGCGCGCAGTGGGCCTGGTATCCACCCATACTTTGAAGGTGGGCAACTCCCTTTAGTGAAGCGTTTACCTGGTAAGCGTGGTTTCACCAATATATTTAAGACTGAATACTCTGTTGTTAATGTAGGCAAGCTCAACATTTTTGAGCCTGAGAGTGTGGTAGGGCGTCTTGAATTGGTAAGAGCTAGACTGATCAAATCGGCCAACAGACCACTAAAGATCTTGGGTGGTGGTGATCTGGATCGTGCTCTTGTGGTAAGGGCTGATAGGGTCTCGACTGCTGCAAAAGAGAAGATTGAGGCAGCAGGTGGGAGAGTGGAGGCAGGAAGTGCAACAGAGGCAGGCTAGACCGCGTCTCATCCAGGCAATGATAGACGCTTTCAGCTTGCCTGACCTGAGGCGTAGGCTTCTCTTTACCTTGGGTGTTCTGATAGTCTTCCGTTTCTTGGCCCAT
The nucleotide sequence above comes from Chloroflexota bacterium. Encoded proteins:
- the rpmD gene encoding 50S ribosomal protein L30; this translates as MGKLHITWFKSDIGYPRDQRATLKALGFHRLHQSVKHDDSPSMRGMVTKVKHLVKVEEVEE
- the rplO gene encoding 50S ribosomal protein L15; this encodes MVRQNELAPSPGSRRKRKRVGRGLGSGHGRYSGKGAKGQKARSGPGIHPYFEGGQLPLVKRLPGKRGFTNIFKTEYSVVNVGKLNIFEPESVVGRLELVRARLIKSANRPLKILGGGDLDRALVVRADRVSTAAKEKIEAAGGRVEAGSATEAG